From one Populus alba chromosome 17, ASM523922v2, whole genome shotgun sequence genomic stretch:
- the LOC118029389 gene encoding protein SPIRAL1-like 1 encodes MGRGVSAGGGQSSLGYLFGNGEPANNSPVAKTVGNSASISPSPKPASASPPIDKQTPAGIHGNLTNNYFRADGQNCGNFITDRPSTKVHAAPGGGSSLGYLFGGSGN; translated from the exons ATGGGTCGTGGAGTCAGTGCTGGCGGCGGACAGAGTTCTTTGGGCTACCTATTTGGTAATGGGGAGCCTGCTAACAACTCTCCTGTTGCTAAGACTGTGGGAAACTCTGCGAGCATTAGCCCTTCTCCGAAGCCTGCTTCTGCTTCCCCGCCAATTGATAAGCAGACTCCAGCCGGAATTCATGGAAATCTTACGAACAATTACTTCCGGGCAGATGGACAGAACTGTGGCAACTTTATCACG GATCGACCCTCCACCAAGGTTCATGCTGCCCCTGGTGGTGGATCTTCCTTGGGCTACCTGTTTGGCGGTAGCGGGAACTGA
- the LOC118029390 gene encoding putative methylesterase 11, chloroplastic has protein sequence MGNLCTCFSPKTPVKTKKPTKRLQGNPQTAPNSSNRWTRIRSTRKDNHDDLIHEQALAAAILFRQHQQQNGSASGSFPFDRSVSLRHPNGSGSKKTQLPRSSSSRARSLTDPLLQPHQLVNQDIKLDDLETKHLVLVHGGGFGAWCWYKTIALLEEGGFKVTAVDLTGSGIHSFDTNGITSLSQYVKPLTDFLDKLADGEKTILVGHDFGGACISYAMELFPHKVSKAIFVAAAMLTNGQSTLDMFSQKAAGSSDLMQQAQIFVYANGNNNPPTAINLDKSILRDLLFNQSPGKDVALASVSIRPIPFAPVLEKLSLSDLKYGTVRRFYIETPEDNAIPITLQESMIKSSPPEKVFRLKGADHSPFFSKPQALHKLLVEISKIP, from the exons ATGGGCAACCTATGCACTTGTTTCTCTCCCAAAACTCCTGTAAAAACCAAGAAACCCACAAAACGTTTACAGGGTAACCCGCAAACCGCACCCAATTCAAGCAACAGGTGGACCCGGATCCGATCAACCCGTAAAGACAACCATGATGATTTGATTCACGAACAGGCTTTAGCTGCAGCAATTCTGTTTAGGCAGCACCAGCAACAAAACGGTTCCGCTTCCGGGTCATTTCCTTTTGATCGCTCCGTTTCTTTAAGACACCCGAACGGTTCTGGGTCAAAGAAGACCCAGTTGCCTCGGAGCTCTAGTTCTCGAGCCCGGTCACTTACTGACCCGTTATTGCAGCCTCATCAGCTTGTTAACCAG GATATTAAGCTTGATGATCTCGAGACCAAACACCTTGTCCTTGTCCATGGAGGTGGCTTTGGTGCCTGGTGTTGGTATAAAACTATAGCACTTCTAGAAGAGGGTGGCTTCAAAGTTACTGCCGTGGACTTAACTGGTTCTGGCATTCATTCTTTTGATACAAATGGCATCACCAGTCTTTCTCAATATGTGAAGCCTCTTACTGATTTTCTTGACAAGCTGGCTGATGGGGAGAAG ACAATATTGGTGGGCCATGACTTTGGTGGTGCTTGTATATCATATGCAATGGAGTTGTTTCCTCATAAAGTTTCAAAGGCTATTTTTGTTGCTGCAGCAATGTTGACTAATGGACAAAGTACTCTTGACATGTTCTCCCAGAAGGCG GCAGGTTCGAGTGATTTAATGCAGCAGGCACAAATATTTGTGTATGCAAATGGGAATAATAATCCTCCAACTGCCATTAATCTGGACAAGTCAATATTGAGAGATTTGTTGTTCAATCAAAGTCCTGGCAAG GATGTAGCATTGGCATCTGTTTCAATTAGACCAATTCCCTTTGCACCGGTTTTGGAGAAGCTTAGTCTTTCTGACTTGAAGTATGGAACTGTGAGGAGGTTTTATATAGAGACTCCTGAAGATAATGCCATACCTATCACATTACAGGAAAGCATGATAAAGTCAAGTCCCCCAGAAAAAGTGTTTCGTTTAAAAGGTGCTGATCACTCGCCTTTTTTTTCAAAGCCACAAGCCCTGCACAAGTTATTGGTAGAGATATCGAAGATCCCATGA
- the LOC118029402 gene encoding uncharacterized protein — MTTVVPTSEEDPALSVVRFTSELAWSDAGPEVMEQQASRLCVEAQECMVMNRWLDLTSLMLTSADIVFSNSKVSEKDLECIFTVICNLVTKSRSPDEELEMAKLICAKIIQQPSDKPALRLKILFNLYNLLDNAYCRFYVFMKALNLAVSGKVTEHVIPSFQKIDSFLKEWNLEVQDQRELFLSVANALKDSKSSAKDSFKFLTKYLATFSYEDTYKMGEAKEEAARTIIEFVKAPDMFQCDLLDMPAVGQLEKDAKYALVYQLLKIFLTQRLDAYLEFQAANSALLKSYGLVHEDCIAKMRLMSLVDLASHKSGRIPYALIKDTLRIDNDEVELWVVKALTTKLIDCKMDQLNQVVLVSSCTERVFGLRQWQALRTKLGTWRGNIESVINTIQANKITEDSSQAVQGMMIR, encoded by the exons ATGACAACCGTCGTCCCCACCTCCGAAGAGGATCCAGCCCTCTCTGTCGTCCGTTTCACCTCCGAACTCGCCTGGTCCGACGCCGGTCCCGAG GTTATGGAGCAACAAGCGAGTAGGCTGTGTGTGGAAGCGCAGGAATGTATGGTGATGAATAGGTGGTTGGATTTGACTTCTTTAATGTTAACTTCTGCTGACATTGTTTTCTCAAACTCCAAGGTCTCTGAGAAAG ATCTTGAGTGTATCTTCACTGTCATTTGCAATCTCGTCACCAAGTCTAGAAGTCCAGATGAGGAACTTGAGATGGCAAAACTTATATGCGCAAAAATTATTCAACAACCAAGTGACAAGCCTGCATTGCGCCTAAAGAT CTTGTTCAATCTGTACAACCTACTGGATAATGCATACTGCCGGTTCTATGTTTTCATGAAGGCCCTAAATTTGGCCGTGAGTGGAAAAGTCACTGAACATGTCATTCCTTCTTTCCAAAAGATTGATAGCTTCTTGAAAGAATGGAATCTTGAAGTCCAAGATCAGAGAGAGCTTTTTCTCAGTGTTGCTAATGCACTAAAAGATAGTAAGAG CTCTGCAAAGGATTCTTTCAAATTCTTGACCAAGTATTTAGCAACTTTCTCCTACGAGGACACATATAAAATGGGTGAAGCCAAGGAGGAAGCTGCACGTACAATTATCGAATTTGTCAAGGCACCTGACATGTTTCAG TGTGATCTTCTAGATATGCCTGCTGTAGGGCAATTGGAAAAGGATGCTAAATATGCATTGGTATATCAGCTACTAAAGATCTTCCTGACTCAAAGACTGGATGCTTATTTGGAGTTTCAAGCTGCGAATTCTGCTCTACTGAAAAGCTATG GTCTTGTTCATGAAGATTGTATAGCGAAGATGCGGTTGATGTCTTTGGTGGATCTTGCATCACATAAATCTGGTCGAATTCCATATGCCCTCATCAAAGATACTCTTCGG ATTGATAATGATGAGGTGGAATTATGGGTAGTCAAGGCATTAACTACCAAGTTAATTGACTGTAAAATGGACCAGTTGAATCAAGTTGTGCTTGTGAG TTCTTGTACCGAGCGTGTATTTGGGCTGCGACAGTGGCAGGCACTAAGGACAAAGCTTGGTACATGGAGG GGTAATATTGAGAGTGTCATCAACACCATCCAAGCTAACAAGATCACTGAAGATAGTTCACAGGCAGTGCAGGGAATGATGATTCGTTAG